A section of the Bacteroidales bacterium genome encodes:
- a CDS encoding IS630 family transposase — protein MAYKKRPKLTCSEKDKEQLIKISKSKTEEFRKVQRAKIFLSYMNGIPVSNISKEVGLSREAIYSNIDKALAFGPIAALEDLSGRGSKSKISDEDKAWVVHLACSSPKDYGYANEVWTYSLLAKHIRENCEEKGYPKLKKAGKSFVYGILDKAEIKPHKMTYYLEKRDDKFEEKMAQVLAVYKEVQLINADENQEGKNDRDLRKQTTVSFDEKPGIQAIKNIAAQLLPVPGKHKTIARDYEYKRLGTLTLLAGIDLHDGTIIPMVENRHRSAEFVKYLQKLIDHYPPDWKIRIILDNHSAHRSKETIKFLETVPNKFEFIFTPTHGSWLNMIEMFFSKIARSFLKHIRVDSIDELKQRIYQGIEEINQEPVIFKWRYKMEDEKVETMQMPT, from the coding sequence ATGGCATACAAGAAAAGACCTAAGCTTACTTGTTCAGAAAAGGACAAAGAGCAACTGATTAAAATATCAAAGAGCAAGACCGAAGAGTTTCGGAAGGTTCAACGTGCAAAAATTTTTCTTTCATACATGAACGGTATACCGGTATCAAATATTTCAAAAGAAGTTGGCCTAAGTCGGGAAGCTATATATTCTAACATTGATAAGGCATTAGCGTTCGGACCTATTGCGGCATTAGAGGATTTATCCGGCCGGGGCTCAAAATCTAAAATCAGCGATGAAGACAAGGCATGGGTTGTCCATTTGGCGTGTTCCTCCCCAAAAGATTATGGTTATGCAAATGAAGTGTGGACGTATAGCTTGCTGGCTAAACATATCAGAGAGAACTGTGAGGAGAAGGGATACCCCAAATTAAAAAAGGCAGGCAAAAGCTTTGTGTACGGCATTCTTGACAAGGCGGAAATAAAGCCACATAAGATGACTTACTACCTTGAGAAGCGAGATGATAAATTTGAGGAAAAAATGGCACAAGTGCTTGCTGTATATAAAGAGGTGCAATTAATCAATGCCGATGAAAATCAGGAAGGAAAAAATGACAGGGATTTGAGGAAACAAACAACAGTTTCATTTGATGAAAAACCAGGTATACAGGCAATTAAAAATATTGCTGCGCAATTATTACCCGTGCCAGGTAAGCACAAAACCATAGCTCGGGATTATGAATATAAAAGATTGGGGACCCTAACTTTGCTTGCCGGAATTGATTTACATGATGGAACTATAATACCTATGGTTGAAAATAGGCACAGAAGTGCAGAATTCGTAAAGTATTTGCAAAAGCTGATAGACCATTATCCGCCTGACTGGAAAATACGAATTATACTGGATAATCATTCTGCCCATCGATCGAAGGAAACAATAAAATTTTTAGAAACAGTGCCCAATAAATTCGAGTTCATTTTCACACCAACCCACGGTTCATGGCTAAATATGATTGAAATGTTTTTCAGTAAAATAGCAAGAAGTTTTCTCAAGCATATCCGAGTAGATAGCATAGATGAGCTTAAGCAAAGAATATATCAGGGAATTGAAGAGATAAATCAGGAACCGGTTATTTTCAAATGGAGGTACAAGATGGAAGATGAGAAAGTAGAAACAATGCAAATGCCAACTTAA
- a CDS encoding DUF4212 domain-containing protein codes for MDKTTNGYHISFFKPTTPQARYNRNMVLWLVLIWVIAIFGFQLLLKLVEKPTPEAAYIKFQRAWPQVERGDASDKELAELGQATLSVLGKIMLSDDDKTVLTDGLSYSVYQLTPDSLKGELVAMIREFEQKRESIDNISNPDYIAAKMKLSDELSPVLNLSSLDIRSKILPLEIKSVGIEDLKEGTKTNLPKVMKKYLIHNQSFLTNFKFLGFPFHYFYTAVFLLILFVGLCLLYCILTDRVNAKLNIAD; via the coding sequence ATGGACAAAACAACTAACGGTTACCATATTAGCTTTTTCAAACCTACCACGCCTCAGGCCAGATATAACAGGAATATGGTCCTTTGGTTGGTGCTAATATGGGTAATTGCAATCTTTGGTTTTCAATTGCTTCTAAAACTGGTAGAAAAACCAACCCCGGAAGCCGCTTACATTAAATTTCAAAGGGCATGGCCCCAGGTAGAAAGGGGCGATGCAAGCGACAAAGAGTTGGCAGAGCTCGGACAGGCAACCCTTTCAGTTCTAGGGAAAATCATGCTTTCCGATGATGATAAAACTGTATTAACCGATGGCTTGAGCTATTCCGTCTATCAGCTCACACCCGATTCCCTGAAAGGAGAGCTGGTAGCAATGATCCGGGAATTTGAACAAAAGCGGGAAAGCATTGATAACATATCGAATCCTGATTATATAGCCGCGAAAATGAAATTATCGGACGAACTAAGTCCGGTTTTAAATCTTTCTTCTCTGGATATCCGGTCAAAGATTTTGCCTTTGGAAATTAAGTCGGTAGGCATAGAGGATTTAAAGGAGGGAACAAAAACAAACCTGCCCAAAGTGATGAAAAAATATCTCATCCACAATCAATCGTTTTTAACGAATTTTAAATTTTTGGGATTTCCTTTCCATTATTTTTATACCGCTGTTTTCCTGCTTATATTGTTTGTAGGCCTCTGCTTGTTATATTGTATATTGACGGACCGGGTAAATGCCAAATTAAATATCGCAGACTAA
- a CDS encoding VC_2705 family sodium/solute symporter, which produces MKKAYLLLWSLLSFPLASHAATAATQLEGSFKVGPAIILITILVLFVLVGIFFRAKDTTDFYAAGRKISKVGSGMAIASNWMSAASFLGMAALMYGSGYHGLAYVIGWTGGYVLLLILMAGQIRKYGKYTAADFIGDRYYSQTLRAVGAIIAILISISYCVGQFGGIGLMFKWILGINYSWAVIIGGSIVLAYTLISGMLGVTKNMQIQYVIIIISFLIPLFILTYKFDYFWVLPQIGYGSVVSDAITGIPLSETKQLINSMGHEFAMVPSPEYAMPWDSATGKTFFQFIAIAFSLMIGTAGLPHVIQRFYVVPKARDARWSVVWGLFFICILYWSAPVYAAFGTILSANPEVGTLAKDAIVVYTAQLGNVHPLIVGFLAAGGVSAAFSTVSGLLVAGSSAFAHDLYVKVINPEASLKRQLLYARLATILMAIIISAIALAKLALIGQLVAVAFSLAGCTIFPLFLLGIWWSDSTKQGAIAGLIAGCIVSLISLSYFVAGKTGAVWPLHDFIDYWLGAWYFAWIGAPLAIVVNIVVSKLSKQTPLEIRRFLVEKVHS; this is translated from the coding sequence ATGAAAAAAGCATATTTACTACTATGGTCTTTACTATCATTTCCCCTGGCTTCTCATGCTGCCACGGCAGCTACGCAACTAGAGGGCAGCTTTAAAGTAGGTCCTGCAATCATCTTAATTACCATACTGGTTCTTTTTGTTCTGGTGGGTATATTTTTCAGAGCAAAGGATACCACCGACTTTTATGCGGCCGGCAGAAAAATATCGAAAGTGGGTTCGGGTATGGCTATTGCCTCAAACTGGATGAGCGCTGCCTCTTTTCTGGGTATGGCAGCACTTATGTATGGATCAGGTTATCATGGACTGGCCTACGTTATTGGCTGGACCGGAGGTTATGTATTGTTATTGATACTCATGGCAGGTCAAATAAGGAAATATGGCAAATACACAGCCGCCGATTTCATTGGAGACCGGTATTACTCTCAGACGCTCAGAGCGGTTGGTGCCATTATTGCCATTTTGATTTCGATATCCTATTGTGTTGGGCAGTTTGGTGGAATTGGTCTTATGTTCAAATGGATACTAGGCATCAATTATTCCTGGGCAGTAATTATTGGCGGTTCTATAGTTCTGGCATATACCCTTATCTCAGGTATGCTGGGAGTAACAAAAAACATGCAGATCCAATATGTCATCATCATCATCTCCTTCCTCATTCCTTTATTTATTCTGACCTATAAATTTGATTATTTCTGGGTTCTCCCCCAAATTGGCTATGGTTCGGTAGTATCTGATGCCATTACCGGGATTCCTTTAAGTGAGACCAAGCAATTGATCAATTCCATGGGTCATGAGTTTGCTATGGTTCCATCACCGGAGTATGCCATGCCCTGGGATTCTGCTACGGGGAAAACCTTTTTCCAGTTTATCGCGATTGCTTTTTCTTTAATGATTGGCACAGCAGGCCTTCCTCATGTTATTCAGCGTTTTTATGTTGTTCCCAAAGCCAGAGACGCTCGCTGGTCGGTTGTTTGGGGTTTGTTTTTCATTTGTATCCTTTATTGGAGTGCACCTGTTTATGCAGCCTTTGGAACAATACTTTCAGCAAATCCTGAAGTAGGAACACTTGCTAAAGATGCCATTGTGGTTTATACTGCCCAGCTTGGCAATGTACATCCGTTAATTGTTGGATTTCTGGCTGCCGGAGGTGTATCCGCTGCATTCTCAACTGTTTCCGGCTTACTGGTAGCGGGTTCATCGGCTTTCGCCCATGATTTATATGTTAAAGTCATCAATCCCGAGGCTTCGCTCAAAAGGCAATTATTGTATGCACGGCTTGCAACCATCTTAATGGCCATAATTATATCTGCAATAGCCCTGGCTAAACTCGCCCTTATTGGCCAACTGGTAGCTGTTGCCTTCTCACTGGCAGGTTGTACGATATTCCCCTTATTCCTGTTGGGTATCTGGTGGAGCGACTCGACCAAACAAGGAGCAATTGCAGGCCTTATAGCAGGTTGCATCGTTTCTCTCATATCATTGTCTTATTTTGTCGCAGGTAAAACGGGCGCTGTATGGCCACTTCACGACTTTATTGATTATTGGCTGGGGGCCTGGTATTTCGCATGGATCGGAGCTCCTCTGGCAATTGTTGTAAATATTGTAGTTTCTAAACTTTCAAAACAAACGCCCCTTGAAATACGTAGATTCCTAGTGGAAAAAGTTCATTCTTAA